The following coding sequences lie in one Labrus bergylta chromosome 5, fLabBer1.1, whole genome shotgun sequence genomic window:
- the c5h1orf159 gene encoding uncharacterized protein C1orf159 homolog, protein MALSFLLVLAATVILIRPETPVTKALHQNSLECCGEKQRGNNSCSNDTHCEPGCFLRVLENSNTVCIFCDSAAVDLENITVCTYNYTVERKNHTTVTTVIPKIGGPGVAASLLLGTLLISLFLILSVASFFYLKRSNRLPSIFYRRNKAFIFQPSETAVMIPSSAVRKPRYVRRERPSAASTLNSGTVPTASSTQDYTV, encoded by the exons ATGGCTCTGTCGTTCCTGTTGGTCTTGGCTGCAACTGTGATCCTCATCAGACCCGAGACTCCTGTGACTAAG GCCCTACATCAGAACTCCCTAGAGTGCTGcggagaaaaacagagagggaaCAATTCATGTTCAAATGACACTCACTGTGAACCAG gatgcTTCTTGCGTGTCCTTGAGAACAGCAACACTGTTTGCATATTTTGTGACTCTGCTGCTGTGGATTTGGAAAACATAACAGTCTGCACCTACA ACTACACAGTGGAGAGGAAGAATCACACAACTGTGACTACTGTCATTCCCAAGATTG GAGGGCCGGGTGTGGCAGCCTCTCTTCTTCTGGGAACACTGCTGATCAGCCTGTTCCTGATCCTCTCCGTCGCTTCCTTTTTCTACCTCAAACGCTCCAACCGACTCCCGAGCATCTTTTACCGCCGCAACAAGG cCTTCATATTCCAACCAAGTGAAACG GCTGTCATGATCCCGTCCTCGGCAG TGAGGAAGCCGAGATATGTCCGAAGGGAGCGGCCCTCTGCAGCATCCACGCTGAACAGTGGCACCGTGCCCACGGCATCCAGCACTCAAGACTACACCGTGTAG
- the perm1b gene encoding uncharacterized protein perm1b codes for MDDLDHSMHIADYDWTSFFDDSEECGLLQPSLACLDHSSFSDSEDSGKSSPVFITGQHGLQQSCDANSDETQSNAEPCSVENNLSWLGGEKGEPNTKAKEDTDTQVNCKIGLDHAEENATNTEEVNVRAAEHVRVETKDVTDTLQTKQIDVQSSDAEEAEEDNGDLQTESDTCKLKPIQEPDPLSYNQTELNVNEHHSTNRAESVDVSSVALRAERERWFVTVNDSPARQRVCAPSGKKKRRQKKTRRHSHMCRTSKQETSFENGFKLEINTDNIESDISEVCQNAEDNPQSHLMGATSDLSQMSSTSGEEDNLLEKLSMCHYPKDIFTLHDTFTTKGPSRFDIMESDDGAEFLSTHSYDSESYLSAAESIDEPQHCLTENQPLVCAVSLAKTTCLNDLPENTDADDTQVIELLSRDNTLFCNATAPVSEGHESTSVEPCQTFPSVGQRVNKMPDDDSTCVNDAHSVVPCMSSDSPGLQKHEINLPASVCSSGDQLSSLTVPDLTVQPCLVVDSPETYAEAVGNTRPVYAISAFWDEMEKLTINDILQLRMGRSPPPRKTHETVTPDVGDFPKNPSSSDETMEYSLSNFGSMDASDTADSDYSTQADESKPDRSSCEFSTSDFEEEYWQFLGASRNPSPDPQSKNQQGTSESPFFEEEESSCSEGKETPVPSEDFAGYLFEDQDSTAFYSRELVGPRQITKSRSVRNVSALNTENVSMQFLLGNDDSSLFLCSCPSLEASGSLRTLKPTPFLSSTHVLDKPCQFSTPEVFENLLKDQSRRDSCVTFYDSENISLAPVFDDTFCTFSDKMSLSSLHDFKCGDEKPIPIFSCSHPTVRELTFPNQDYVFLSSDISPFRVLSRSFIQGSMLGISAATLRDFSSLLLTRKIFFQNNCSIWCGSSGAWVFPVEAGNNTTKGEDPPLTVFTEGSVSTNPSKLIGELAVQQTILETIQTKRREGISALKQSDMCLVCIAFASWVLRSSDPEAADTWKAALLANVSALSAIQYLRHYVKRNPSQDDP; via the exons ATGGATGATTTAGATCACAGCATGCACATTGCAGACTATGACTGGACAAGCTTTTTCGATGACAGTGAGGAATGTGGTCTGCTGCAGCCTTCGCTCGCCTGCCTCGATCACTCCAGCTTCAGCGATTCAGAGGATTCAGGAAAATCAAGTCCAGTATTTATCACAGGCCAACATGGGCTGCAGCAGAGCTGTGATGCAAACAGTGATGAAACTCAGAGCAATGCTGAACCCTGTAGCGTGGAGAATAATCTGAGTTGGTTAGGTGGAGAAAAAGGTGAGCCTAACACAAAAGCCAAAgaagacactgacacacaggtAAACTGTAAAATAGGTCTTGATCATGCTGAGGAAAATgccacaaacacagaggaggtGAATGTGAGGGCTGCAGAGCATGTCAGAGTGGAGACAAAGGATGTCACAGACACACTTCAAACTAAGCAAATAGATGTTCAGTCTTCAGATGCagaagaagcagaggaggaCAATGGAGACTTGCAAACAGAGAGTGACACTTGTAAACTCAAACCCATTCAAGAACCTGACCCACTTTCTTACAACCAAACAGAACTTAATGTGAATGAGCATCACAGTACAAACAGAGCTGAGAGTGTGGATGTGAGCAGTGTCGCTTTAAGAGCTGAAAGAGAGCGCTGGTTCGTGACAGTGAATGACAGTCCAGCAAGACAGCGGGTGTGCGCCCCCTCCgggaaaaaaaaacgaagacaaaaaaaaactaggaGGCACAGTCACATGTGCAGAACAAGCAAGCAGGAGACGTCCTTTGAAAATGGATTCAAGTTAGAGATTAACACAGATAATATTGAGTCTGACATATCTGAGGTGTGTCAAAATGCTGAAGACAATCCTCAAAGCCATCTGATGGGAGCCACTTCAGATTTATCGCAAATGTCTTCAACGTCCGGTGAAGAAGACAATTTGTTGGAGAAACTTTCAATGTGTCATTACCCCAAAGACATTTTCACATTGCATGACACATTTACAACCAAGGGCCCTTCACGGTTTGACATAATGGAGTCTGATGATGGTGCTGAGTTCCTTTCCACTCACAGTTATGATTCTGAAAGCTATCTCTCAGCTGCGGAATCAATAGATGAACCTCAGCATTGTCTTACTGAAAACCAACCTCTAGTATGTGCCGTCTCTCTAGCAAAAACCACCTGTCTAAATGACCTGCCTGAAAACACTGACGCTGATGACACACAAGTCATAGAATTGCTTTCACGTGACAACACTCTGTTCTGCAATGCAACGGCACCTGTCTCTGAAGGTCATGAAAGTACCAGTGTTGAGCCGTGCCAGACATTTCCATCTGTGGGCCAAAGAGTTAACAAAATGCCAGATGACGACTCTACATGTGTTAACGACGCTCACAGCGTGGTACCCTGCATGTCCTCAGATTCACCTGGactccaaaaacatgaaattaatCTTCCAGCGTCTGTTTGCTCTTCAGGGGATCAGCTCAGCTCTCTCACTGTTCCTGATTTAACTGTACAGCCATGCTTAGTGGTCGACAGCCCGGAAACATATGCTGAAGCTGTGGGAAACACTCGACCTGTGTACGccatttctgctttttgggaTGAAATGGAAAAGTTGACGATAAATGACATTTTGCAGTTAAGGATGGGTAGAAGCCCACCTCCCAGGAAGACGCATGAAACGGTCACACCAGATGTTGGTGATTTCCCCAAAAATCCCAGCTCTTCAGATGAAACGATGGAGTATAGTTTGTCTAATTTTGGTTCAATGGATGCATCTGACACTGCTGATTCGGACTACTCCACACAGGCCGATGAATCAAAGCCTGATCGCTCAAGCTGTGAGTTCTCCACCTCCGATTTTGAGGAGGAGTACTGGCAATTTCTTGGTGCCAGTAGGAACCCAAGTCCTGATCCTCAAAGCAAAAACCAACAAGGGACTAGTGAGTCTCCTTTCTTTGAGGAAGAGGAGTCCTCATGCTCTGAAGGAAAAGAGACACCTGTGCCTTCAGAGGACTTTGCAGGGTATCTTTTTGAGGATCAGGACTCCACTGCCTTCTATTCAAGAGAACTTGTAGGGCCAAGGCAGATAACAAAAAGCAGGAGTGTGCGTAATGTTTCAGCTCTCAACACCGAGAATGTATCCATGCAGTTTTTACTTGGAAATGATGACAGcagtctgtttctctgcagctgtccATCTCTAGAAGCAAGTGGCAGCCTCAGAACACTAAAACCCACACCTTTTCTGTCCAGCACACATGTACTCGACAAACCCTGTCAATTCTCCACCCCTGAAGTGTTTGAAAACCTTCTCAAAGATCAAAGTAGGAGGGACAGCTGTGTCACTTTCTATGATTCAGAGAATATCTCATTGGCTCCTGTCTTTGACGACACTTTTTGTACATTCAGTGATAAAAtgtccctctcctccctccatgaTTTCAAGTGCGGCGACGAGAAACCAATACCCATTTTCTCTTGTTCTCATCCTACCGTACGAGAACTCACATTCCCAAATCAAGACTATGTTTTCTTGAGCTCAGACATATCTCCATTCAGGGTTTTGTCTCGCTCTTTCATTCAGGGCAGTATGCTTGGGATATCCGCAGCAACCCTACGTGACTTCTCCAGTTTGCTGTTGACGAGGAAGATTTTCTTCCAAAATAATTGCAGTATCTGGTGTGGAAGCTCTGGTGCCTGGGTGTTTCCAGTTGAGGCTGGGAACAATACCACCAAGGGAGAAGATCCACCACTGACTGTGTTTACAGAGGGGAGTGTCTCAACAAATCCCTCTAAGTTGATCGGAGAGCTAGCAGTACAGCAAACAATTTTAGAAACAATTCAGACAAAAA GACGAGAGGGTATCTCAGCACTGAAGCAGTCAGATATGTGTTTGGTGTGCATTGCGTTTGCCTCGTGGGTATTAAGATCATCTGATCCAGAGGCTGCTGATACTTGGAAAGCAG ctcttctAGCAAACGTGAGTGCACTATCGGCTATCCAATACCTGCGACACTATGTGAAGAGGAATCCTTCTCAAGATGATCCCTGA